A genomic window from Paenibacillus sp. FSL K6-0276 includes:
- a CDS encoding molybdenum cofactor biosynthesis protein MoaE, protein MGSSLFEITDGPITPAEVSDKVLRREAGAITLFLGTVREFTQGKRTLYLEYEAYPLMAVAQLERIGQEVNERWPNTMVAVTHRIGKLEITDIAVVIAVSSPHRKAAYEANEYVIDRIKEIVPIWKKEMGEDGEAWIGDQLNQLTYPEGRPLFPDIPAEDTK, encoded by the coding sequence ATGGGCAGTTCATTATTTGAAATTACTGACGGACCGATCACACCAGCAGAGGTATCTGATAAAGTCCTGCGAAGAGAAGCCGGAGCGATTACCTTATTCCTAGGCACTGTACGGGAGTTCACGCAAGGTAAGCGGACATTATATCTTGAATATGAAGCTTATCCGCTCATGGCCGTAGCGCAATTGGAACGAATCGGGCAGGAAGTGAACGAGCGTTGGCCGAATACTATGGTTGCTGTTACCCATAGGATAGGAAAACTTGAAATCACTGATATCGCCGTTGTGATCGCTGTATCCTCGCCGCACCGTAAGGCCGCTTACGAAGCGAATGAATATGTGATTGACCGGATTAAAGAAATCGTACCTATTTGGAAAAAAGAAATGGGCGAAGATGGCGAAGCATGGATTGGCGATCAACTGAATCAATTAACCTATCCGGAAGGCCGTCCATTATTTCCGGATATTCCTGCAGAAGATACGAAGTAG
- a CDS encoding YwiC-like family protein, which yields MKKYIPNQHGAWAMLVLPFLFGVAASRGQPIHIPLFVCWLLIYLFSFPLLQGVKTGKFERYEKPLKVYGILLLPIIVYLVITEPALLWFVLPLVPLFAVNLYYAKAKNERALLNDISAILAFCLIIYPVYYVGQGESWRTATELFLLAVLYFVGTALYVKTVIRERNNISFYYGSVLYHLLVAAAGLFLFPSLLVPLLILLVRAAVLPRTGFTAKRTGIIEIGFSVMLYVSVLVLYF from the coding sequence ATGAAGAAGTATATCCCTAACCAGCACGGCGCCTGGGCGATGCTCGTCCTTCCCTTTCTGTTCGGGGTAGCCGCATCCCGGGGGCAACCTATACATATTCCGCTGTTTGTTTGCTGGCTTCTGATCTATTTGTTCAGCTTTCCTTTGCTGCAGGGGGTGAAGACAGGGAAATTTGAGCGCTATGAAAAGCCCTTGAAGGTATATGGAATTCTGCTGCTGCCTATAATCGTCTATTTAGTGATAACCGAACCTGCACTGTTATGGTTTGTTCTGCCGCTCGTGCCTTTGTTCGCTGTAAATCTCTATTATGCAAAAGCTAAAAATGAACGTGCCCTGCTCAATGACATCTCGGCCATTTTGGCATTTTGCCTGATCATTTATCCGGTCTACTATGTCGGTCAGGGAGAAAGCTGGCGGACAGCGACCGAGCTGTTCCTGCTGGCTGTCCTGTACTTTGTCGGAACCGCTTTGTATGTCAAAACCGTCATTCGTGAACGAAATAATATTAGCTTCTATTACGGATCTGTACTGTATCACCTGCTGGTTGCAGCAGCCGGGCTGTTCCTGTTTCCATCTCTGCTTGTTCCGCTGCTCATCCTGCTTGTGCGGGCAGCCGTCCTACCAAGGACGGGCTTCACAGCAAAACGTACTGGAATCATCGAAATCGGCTTCTCCGTCATGTTATATGTGTCTGTGCTCGTGTTGTACTTCTAG
- a CDS encoding IS1182 family transposase (programmed frameshift) produces MLRSNREKQQAYEFVSIEDLVPQDHLLRKVDKYIDFSFIDEKVRPLYCADNGRPAVDPVILFKMIFLGYFYGIRSERQLEREIQTNLAYRWFLGLGLTDKVPDHTTISWNRRTRFKDTNIFQDIFDEIVLQAISHRMVGGRVLVTDSTHVKANANKHQYTKQQVLQNTKDYVNELNAAVAEDRKEHGKKPLKPREEVNEEKEIKVSKTDPDSGYMIRDGKPEGFFYLDHRTVDTKYNLITDVHVTPGNVHDSVPYLSRLDRQQERFGFKIEAVALDSGYLTTPICRGLQSRKIFAVIAHRRFHPKQGLFPKWKFTFDAERNLYVCPASHELNYRTTDRKGYRQYASDPDHCKSCPLLDQCTQSRNHRKVVTRHVWEDSKEWVRNNRLSKSGKQLYRKRKETIERSFADAKELHGFRYCRLRGLPNVREQALMTAAVQNMKKMAIHLDRLEQRG; encoded by the exons ATGTTGCGTTCCAACCGAGAAAAACAACAAGCGTACGAGTTTGTCTCTATCGAAGATTTAGTTCCTCAAGATCATTTGCTACGAAAAGTAGATAAGTATATTGATTTTTCCTTTATCGATGAAAAAGTTAGGCCGTTGTACTGCGCAGATAACGGACGTCCTGCTGTTGATCCAGTTATCTTATTTAAGATGATTTTTCTTGGATACTTTTACGGCATTCGTTCCGAACGTCAATTGGAGCGAGAGATCCAAACCAATTTGGCGTACCGCTGGTTTTTAGGACTGGGATTAACCGACAAGGTTCCAGACCATACGACTATTAGTTGGAACCGGCGAACCCGATTTAAAGATACGAACATTTTTCAGGACATTTTCGATGAGATTGTTCTTCAGGCTATTTCGCACCGGATGGTCGGTGGACGGGTTCTCGTGACCGACTCAACCCATGTAAAAGCAAATGCGAATAAACACCAGTACACCAAACAACAAGTACTGCAGAACACCAAAGATTACGTGAATGAACTCAACGCTGCTGTGGCCGAAGACCGGAAAGAGCATGGAAAAAAGCCCT TGAAACCAAGAGAGGAAGTGAACGAGGAGAAAGAGATTAAAGTGAGCAAGACCGACCCAGATAGTGGATATATGATCCGGGATGGCAAACCGGAGGGCTTCTTTTATCTAGATCACCGTACCGTAGATACCAAATACAATCTCATTACCGATGTACATGTAACGCCCGGCAATGTTCATGATTCCGTGCCATATTTGTCGCGTTTAGACCGTCAGCAAGAACGTTTTGGATTTAAGATTGAAGCCGTTGCGCTCGATTCAGGTTACTTAACCACACCGATTTGTCGAGGATTACAAAGCCGAAAGATTTTTGCGGTGATTGCACACCGGAGATTTCATCCCAAGCAAGGATTGTTTCCGAAATGGAAGTTCACCTTTGATGCCGAGCGAAATTTGTATGTTTGTCCAGCCAGTCATGAACTGAATTACCGGACCACAGACCGAAAGGGTTACCGGCAGTATGCTTCTGATCCGGACCATTGTAAGAGTTGCCCATTGCTGGACCAATGCACTCAGTCCCGAAATCACCGAAAGGTGGTGACCCGGCACGTCTGGGAGGACAGCAAGGAATGGGTGCGGAATAACCGACTCAGTAAGTCGGGCAAGCAACTGTACCGCAAACGAAAAGAGACGATTGAGCGAAGCTTCGCGGATGCTAAAGAGCTCCATGGGTTTCGCTATTGCCGGTTGCGCGGACTTCCGAATGTCAGAGAACAGGCACTGATGACGGCAGCCGTGCAGAACATGAAGAAGATGGCGATCCACCTGGATCGCCTGGAACAGAGGGGGTAA
- the mobB gene encoding molybdopterin-guanine dinucleotide biosynthesis protein B — translation MESHHAAVQGPVPVLQIVGYKNSGKTTLACRLIRALSTQGIRVGSAKHDAHHFQLDDPGTDSSRHLLHGAIETVLTSSEATRIMRKSETSLEEIVQSMYGKVDLLIAEGFKSADYPKIALIRNVDEMITLRSQATNIYLWLGWEEDANMNSVTSPVSKNTPPVLPLRDQALIDQEVLNLALSLLQSNLGILDMGEGGSLTGGAHCADWNNTGRWTEFPDEGSE, via the coding sequence ATGGAATCTCATCATGCAGCAGTACAGGGTCCGGTTCCTGTACTACAAATCGTCGGGTACAAGAATAGCGGGAAAACAACACTTGCCTGCCGTTTAATTCGCGCTCTATCCACTCAAGGTATACGTGTCGGGTCTGCTAAACATGATGCTCACCATTTTCAATTAGATGATCCGGGCACAGACAGTAGCAGGCATCTGCTGCACGGTGCGATTGAAACTGTACTTACATCGTCTGAGGCTACAAGAATAATGCGGAAGTCCGAGACTTCATTAGAAGAAATCGTACAGTCTATGTATGGTAAGGTTGATCTGCTGATCGCTGAAGGGTTCAAATCTGCAGATTACCCCAAAATTGCTTTGATCCGCAATGTAGATGAAATGATAACCCTACGAAGTCAAGCAACGAATATTTATCTGTGGTTAGGCTGGGAAGAGGACGCGAATATGAATAGTGTAACGTCTCCGGTAAGCAAGAATACTCCCCCTGTACTACCTTTAAGGGATCAAGCTCTTATTGATCAGGAGGTCCTCAACCTGGCTTTGTCGCTGCTTCAATCTAATCTGGGAATCCTTGACATGGGAGAAGGAGGTTCCCTTACAGGAGGTGCACATTGTGCTGACTGGAATAATACTGGCAGGTGGACGGAATTCCCGGATGAAGGGTCAGAATAA